CCACGCATATAAATTTACCAGGATCTCTTATATTAACTTAGGTTAATCATAATTGATGAAATTCTGTTGTCTTTGAAAATAAACCAGGGTATTAAACAATATCTCCTTATCAAAATGGCTTTACAATTTTCCCGCCATGTTTACAGTATGACCAGTTATAGATACATGCGCTCTGGTATTTTAGTAGCTAGAAACGACGGCCACCTTGCAACTCAGCTGATcgatcaaacaaaaaatattgatACACAggaatttatgaaaaaaatgCTCAACGTTTAGAAGGAGAAAGTATTTAGTAGCACGCACGAAATGGACAAGAATCTGGATGAGGTTTGTACTACACTCTTCTTATACTAAACCCCCTTAAACTGAATGTACTTCGCTTTGACTGCTGTTTACTGATACACGCCCCAATTTTTCATCTCCCAGGTCAAAGACACCGTACAAAAGAAGTTCAATGAAATCCGTGCTGCATTGCATATGCGCGagaagttgctgctgcggcaacTGGAGGTCATAGCGAATActcgccagcagcagcagttgctgaAGAAGTCCCCCTCCGAAGTGGACAACTCGATTGGCGAAAAGGATCAAAGTGGTGTGCGTTTCATTCCCGGAGAGAGCGAGGATGCCGAGGAGAAGCTACTGACCGCCATCCGAAGCTTTGGGCATTTTCTGCTGGACAACAGTGATATGCAGCTGGCGCTGCAGGATTACCGCACCACAGGATTGAGGAACGAGGACTACATAGAGCCTCTAGATGACCACGAGACCATGTACAAGTGCCTGCAGGATGGGCAAGTATCATATCTCGACCTGGACGAAGACGGCGCCCCACCGGAGGCCATTGTTGTGGACTTCTCCCGCAACAGAGCTCTCGTAGAAGACAATGCCAAGCGCTCCATCATCAACATCACACTGCAGGAAGCCAAGGATCTGATAAAGAAGGCCAAGATCAAGAGGGATACCTATGTGCCACCTTTAAACTTGGAGGAACTAGATGACGAGCTGGAATCTTCGATTGCCGAAGCCGTGTCCAGCCTGGGGCGAGAAACCTCTGCAAAATCGAAGGGCAGCGTACAAGAACCACCGAAAACCAAGAGTCGCAAACAGCGCTTCAAGCCAAAAATCACCATCAACAATTGCAATGGCACCATCAACCTGCGCAACATAGCCAGCCTGACCATCAACTGCGCCAGCGAAGAGGCGGTGAGTGCAGAGATTCCCCTGGCCAAATCCGCTGATTCCAGTACCACCGAACCCTCGAACTCCACGCCCACGACCACCGCCTCCAGTTCGAATTACTCAAGTAATGCCAGCTCCCGTTCGCAgtccaaaaagcaaaaggcaaacaagaaGGCGGATAAGATCGAACGCGAACCCAGCTCGGATTCCACTCCGACGCCTGGACAAGGCCAGCGTTACGAGGAGACTGAGATTCACGATGTCACCTGCGATTTCTACAATCGCCTCCTCAATGAGATAAAGAAGAGCATGGTGGAGAAGCCACGCAGGACTTACAACCAGGTGGCAGAGCCCGTTCAAACATCGGCTGCCGATTCCAGTTGCGATGCCAACTCCAATCCCAAACAGTCGGCTGCCAAACAGGAGCCAGTTTCGACCACCACATCGCTAACACAAAGCGAATCGGGACCACAATTGCAGCCGGGCAAGAGGCTAATCCTTAAAAACTTTGAGAATCTCAAGATCATCCTCGAGGCAAACAGCGGCGATGAGGACTCATTCCATCCCGTCCAGATCGAGCAGTGGCTGGCGGAGATTATCTCTGAAGCGGATCTGGAGCCCATGCAGAACACGGATATCCTGGAGCACAGTCGCATTCACAGCAGCGAGAGTCCCTAAAGCGGCGGATCCTTTGTATTCCAAACTATTTATCCTTAATGCACTCagtattttctgtttgttATGAATAGCTATAGTTTCCttactttgtttttagtttacaTTCTAATTGTAGTTAGTTTCGACATTTGCAAgtgtttttatattcaatttaaacagAATTTGGTCGAACTGGAGCTTAGATAATTTTATATAAGTCAGTTTCCTTTTGCCGATTCAAACACTTACGTTGAATCGAAAACGCTGAAGTttattatactatatatatattgtataagAAGTCCAAACATCTCCCTAATTTCCCGTAACGAGAAAGTTGTGAAATGCCTAGGAAATGTTATTTATCAGATCATGTTTTAATAACTAATAGTACCAAATCCCTTTGACTTAATTTTTACCAAAAACCAGAGCCTATCCAATTGTTTACGTACTTaatgcatttgattttgtgATTTTAATCTTTTCGTAAGACTTAAACTGGTACCAATTTAGCAAGTAAGCTCCAGCCAGTGTTCAATGCTCACCGCAGCCCATTTGTAAATGCAATCGAAAGAGTTTCACATTAAAGTGTTAAGTGCCATCACAAAACGAACATCTTTTGGTTTACTGCACTGGATCGACCGGTTCGTCCGCTTGAATTTCGCCAtgcaattgaaattcgaaATGTACCCTGGGCCATTAGACTTTCAAATACGGACGACTGATAAGACCATCAAAATATACATTctagtttgtgtgtgtgtatttgagTGAGGCACTCCAAAAGAACGAGTAATGGTGATACAAGATTAGAGTGGACTTCTTTTATTGAATATAAAGCCCTGTGTATCAAAATATTGTCTATATTGAAGTAACTAAAAGCTTTGCGTTTTATTTAAGCCACTTAATCGGTAAACTTAATATGCTGGTCCCTTAATACAAGTGAATAATAATTCCTatttattatcaaaaaaatattagtaaAATCGTGTCTATGGAGAGCtccgtataaatatttaaaaaacgcTACAAAGATTGCACTATTATATCTGTTACAAAAGTGTATAAAATGATAGTCGATAGGTCCACTCTAATCTACGTATGTACATGAACATGGTATTAAGACATCGCACATCGAACATTGGAGGTACACCATTATTTGGCCTCCGCGATAATGTCCAGCAGAAAGGGTGTGTAGTAGGTGATGATGCAATCCGCACCAGCGCGCCGGAAGCCCTTCATGACCTCCATCACCGCATCCTTGAGGTCAAAGGCTTCCGCCTTGGCAGCATGATACAACATAGCGTACTCCCCGGAAACCTGGTAAACGTAGAGCGTGTGATACGGGTAGCAATCCTTCGTGGATCGAAGAATGTCCAGATAGGGCATTCCAGGTTTCACCATCAGCATGTCTGCTCCCTCGGCGACATCGCGTTGAATGGCTCTCATGGCCAAGTTCCTCGAGCCACTGGGCAGCTGATAGCACCTGCGGTCGCCGAATTTCGGTGCGGATTGCGCCGCCTCCCTGAATGGTCCGTAGAAATTGGAGGTGAACTTGGCGGAGTACGCCAGCAGGGACACACTGTTTATCTGGGCATCAATGAGGGCCTGCTTGATCGCCTTCACCCGGTTGTCCATCATGTCCGAAGGAGCCACAATGTGGGCTCCTGCTTTCGCATAAGCCACGGCAATCTCAGCTATCCGCTTTATGCTGGGTGCGTTCTCCAGCCCCGTTTCGCCCAAGAGACCACAATGACCGTGCGAGGAGTACGGACAGATGCACACATCACAGGCTATTAGCAGATCCGGAAACCATTCCCGGAGCTTCGGCAGAGCTAGAACCACTGGATTCTTTGCGGAATCCGCATTGGAGGCCTGCTCATCCTTCAGCTCCGGCTCCACGACGCCAAAGAGCAGCACCGACGACAGTCCCTTGGCCACCAGCGGCTCCAGGTGCTCCCTCAGGCGATTCAGTCCGAATCTCGAGATTCCCGGCATGCTGGCAATCGGTTGCACATGATCGTCGTTGCTCACGATGAACACCGGATACATGAGATTGTGCGGCGCTATCTCGCAGCCCGACTCCTGCAGCTGCCGCAGGGTGGCATGGTGCATTCCGCTGTGCAGTTTCCGCTCCATTTTGTCCGGTTTGCTCCAGgtgaaaattaaaaccaacGTAAAATCAACGTAACAAGTGAAATTAACGTCCAACTGCTTGGCGCGTGGGCATATCTAGTGCGTCCCCTGTTGCATGCTTTCCAACACTACCATTCGGGGGAATAGGGTGGTTCACgataaaatttcaaattaaaagaaGTAActgaaacaaatttataaaatcaattttattcagtttttaGATCTATTAAGTAAACCAAACTGATTATTTCTGCGTACgactatttatttaacttgtaGTTCTcctgtttaaaatgttttggtaTCAATCGTTATTACAGCAATAAAAGTTGGTGTTTTCTGCTACGCGTCCTCACACCCACATGCATGCACACATCCTCGATCGGGCCTTCCCCGCTTCACTTTGCTGGTTAATGGATAACTAAACATATGCTCTACAATATATAGATTTACACGTTATACgaaatattacaaatagtTGGCCAACATGCTATGCTTAGGCGTAATTCAAATAAACACGAATACATAAGTTATTTTAGCCTTTAGGTTGTACTTTTCACTTAGTTTTAGCATTGAAATCAGTGGACGAGAAACGGAACTAAAGCCTAACTTAAGCGTAAACGAATTGGGTTCAgtatttggtttggttttcaattGTAAGTAACAGCCATTGGAAGTGCGTGTTTTCTtctgttttgggttttttgttgCGATGGTTTCGATGATGGCGATCAGCTTGTGCTTCAGACTCCGTGCGTCCTGGACTAAGAAACCAGTGTGTGGTGGTAGTGCACACGCTTCTTTCGACGCCTTGGTCGGGGTTTCAATTGTCCCACGGCTCCATTCTTCATAACTTCCTCCTCCTGAACTCCGACTGCGGCTCCGTGGATAGTGACTGTGTAGGAGTGCAGCTGGAGCATCTCCCCGACGGTTCCCGGTTCCTGACTTATGCTGTGTGATGCTGGTGTGTGACTGGCGGTTGGTGGTGCGCTAGAAGtagctactgctgctgctgtggagTCCACCTGAGCTTGTCAGGCGAAGGTCACTTGGTAGAAGAGCCACTCTTCCATGAACGACGGCACAAACGCCTTGGTGGTGGTGAACTTCACCTTCGGGCGCAGCAAATTCAACTGCTCCTCGAACAGACGCAGCTGCACCTTGCAGGTGGACCCATTGCCGTGAGTCAAATACTTTCCATCGGGCTTCAGCACTTTGAAGGAGTGCTCAAAGATGGTACGAATAAAGTCCCAGGTCTCGCCCTCAGGGGCATCGGTTATGGGTATATCAGTGAGATCCCCGAACACGTAGTCGAACTTGCGGCCCTCGGCGATGAACTTCTTCAAGTACTCCACACAGTCGCCCACAATGATCTCGTACTGGTCGCTCTTGCGTTTCTCCAGCACATCGCCACAGATCACGTTGAGGTATTTGTTGCACGTCTGCATCACAAGCTCATCGATCTCCAGCATGACCACGTGCTTGGGATTCTCCTTGAGTAGCTCGTACAGCAGCGCGCCATCGCCGCCGCCCAGGATACAGATCTCCTTGCCCTCGTAGTTCTCCACGCCGCGACACATCAGGGTCTCCGTGTAGATCAGATCGGATTCAGCAATATCTGAAGGGGAAAATTAGacattattttaattcctAAAGCATCGAAGGACCTAAAGGAACCTTTTCAAAACcgatattttaaaacaattatacAGTTTTAATTCCAGTCGAGGAATAATGTTTTCAGATTCAGCTTTTTTCAGCCATAAGACTCCCGTGAAAgtgaatatttctttttatttatttaacaagcAAATAGGAGCTCGTGATATggaatatttgtaatttaacaCAACATTAACAGCCCGCGATatagaatatttatatttgtaatttatgcgAGTGCTTAAACCAAACATAAAGcgaacgaaatgaaaacaaatcgTTGAAAACCCCCAATCCTTTATATATATGATGACTTTCTTTTTTAAGCCAATTGCACGTGACCTTTTGTGCGGCACTTTCACCAATCGATTGCTGACCCTGACACCGTTGGCACATCCAAGTGTGAATGATGCCCATGCCAAGCATGGTATACTTACTCTGCAGCtcgtccagcagcagcatgttGCCCAGCGTCTTGGAGTGCATGATTTGGATCTTCTGGAAGGGCGAGCGGGCCTCGAAGACCACCTTGTCGATGTCGTACTCGATGATGCGCTCATCTGCGGAAGAGTGCCATGGATTAGTGATGCCTCAGTGGCCGTATTAAATGCGCTATTGCTATTGATTGCTAGTACTGATTTCGGCTCAATTGTTAGGCGGCGCATGCAGAGAAATAAGTTTAAGACCAACGTTTAATGCACTCTTACACAGAAAAGTAAAAGAGATAGGCAAATCAGGTAAATTAGGTAAATCAGAGGTAAATGACTGAAATGATCTATCATGCTGGGTGCCACTAGAAGAACTCTGATACAACAATCAGCTCGATGGTGCTGCATACGCTCAACGGTCATACGATCACACATTTCGGATGACATACAGTAGCGGTAGTACGAGTAGTAGTTTGCTCTATTTGCAATATGTTTAACCAAACGGATGGGGTTTGCCTTACCTGACGATGGGAAGTACCTGGAGACATCGCCGCGCTTCAGCGTCGGCAGCTTCTGGGCCTTGATGGCCTTCAGTTTGATTGCCAGGACATTCTCCAGGCTCTTACCGCTCTGCGGATGCCCGTTCGTGTTCATATGGTTCAtacagtttttattgtttaatagtttttaaacCGTGTTGTGGTGGCAGTTTGGTGTGGTTGTAGTCGATTGTCAATAGTTGAGGAACCAATTTATGAGCGAGCGTACGACGTGGagcgagtacgagtacg
This genomic interval from Drosophila teissieri strain GT53w chromosome 3L, Prin_Dtei_1.1, whole genome shotgun sequence contains the following:
- the LOC122615865 gene encoding delta-aminolevulinic acid dehydratase, which codes for MERKLHSGMHHATLRQLQESGCEIAPHNLMYPVFIVSNDDHVQPIASMPGISRFGLNRLREHLEPLVAKGLSSVLLFGVVEPELKDEQASNADSAKNPVVLALPKLREWFPDLLIACDVCICPYSSHGHCGLLGETGLENAPSIKRIAEIAVAYAKAGAHIVAPSDMMDNRVKAIKQALIDAQINSVSLLAYSAKFTSNFYGPFREAAQSAPKFGDRRCYQLPSGSRNLAMRAIQRDVAEGADMLMVKPGMPYLDILRSTKDCYPYHTLYVYQVSGEYAMLYHAAKAEAFDLKDAVMEVMKGFRRAGADCIITYYTPFLLDIIAEAK
- the LOC122615864 gene encoding spermine synthase isoform X2 — protein: MAAQTILFDFTLDKDKTADEEARLQVAKILRNELEQLFPQLELAYSMESPENGYFAVLHENKDTVITCRIFQHGLLTLNVEYFLPDGKEPIISFDSGKSLENVLAIKLKAIKAQKLPTLKRGDVSRYFPSSDERIIEYDIDKVVFEARSPFQKIQIMHSKTLGNMLLLDELQNIAESDLIYTETLMCRGVENYEGKEICILGGGDGALLYELLKENPKHVVMLEIDELVMQTCNKYLNVICGDVLEKRKSDQYEIIVGDCVEYLKKFIAEGRKFDYVFGDLTDIPITDAPEGETWDFIRTIFEHSFKVLKPDGKYLTHGNGSTCKVQLRLFEEQLNLLRPKVKFTTTKAFVPSFMEEWLFYQVTFA
- the LOC122615864 gene encoding spermine synthase isoform X1 — protein: MAAQTILFDFTLDKDKTADEEARLQVAKILRNELEQLFPQLELAYSMESPENGYFAVLHENKDTVITCRIFQHGLLTLNVEYFLPDGKEPIISFDTMRTMELILRQKFDSDRSKYLPPIKRGGDIDIYMTSSDERIIEYDIDKVVFEARSPFQKIQIMHSKTLGNMLLLDELQNIAESDLIYTETLMCRGVENYEGKEICILGGGDGALLYELLKENPKHVVMLEIDELVMQTCNKYLNVICGDVLEKRKSDQYEIIVGDCVEYLKKFIAEGRKFDYVFGDLTDIPITDAPEGETWDFIRTIFEHSFKVLKPDGKYLTHGNGSTCKVQLRLFEEQLNLLRPKVKFTTTKAFVPSFMEEWLFYQVTFA
- the LOC122615863 gene encoding uncharacterized protein LOC122615863, producing MDKNLDEVKDTVQKKFNEIRAALHMREKLLLRQLEVIANTRQQQQLLKKSPSEVDNSIGEKDQSGVRFIPGESEDAEEKLLTAIRSFGHFLLDNSDMQLALQDYRTTGLRNEDYIEPLDDHETMYKCLQDGQVSYLDLDEDGAPPEAIVVDFSRNRALVEDNAKRSIINITLQEAKDLIKKAKIKRDTYVPPLNLEELDDELESSIAEAVSSLGRETSAKSKGSVQEPPKTKSRKQRFKPKITINNCNGTINLRNIASLTINCASEEAVSAEIPLAKSADSSTTEPSNSTPTTTASSSNYSSNASSRSQSKKQKANKKADKIEREPSSDSTPTPGQGQRYEETEIHDVTCDFYNRLLNEIKKSMVEKPRRTYNQVAEPVQTSAADSSCDANSNPKQSAAKQEPVSTTTSLTQSESGPQLQPGKRLILKNFENLKIILEANSGDEDSFHPVQIEQWLAEIISEADLEPMQNTDILEHSRIHSSESP